A region from the Aeromicrobium choanae genome encodes:
- a CDS encoding tetratricopeptide repeat protein: MADHRNSGPQGRGKPGNGRPGGGKPGGGGKSSGGKPTGGRPSGGAGRSRPGTGGGRPDSGSRPGGRSGPGGAPRRNDRPDRAGRPQAGGDRTESQKIYDGPAIPDDVSAKDLDKFARQELQGLPEKLAEKVARHLVMAGVLLHEDPELAHKHALAARARAMRVGLVREATGETAYACGNWAEALSEFRAAKRMTGRQVYAPMMADAERALKRPEKALEYDKAEIRSHLDEAGNTELSIVVAGARRDLGQVDAALQILESEPLTTKGRADWVTRLRYAYADTLLAAGRKDEAITWFHRVAGTDGNGLTDVEERLAALEG; this comes from the coding sequence ATGGCCGATCATCGCAACTCCGGACCCCAGGGTCGAGGAAAGCCCGGCAACGGCCGGCCCGGTGGCGGTAAGCCCGGTGGCGGCGGCAAGTCGAGCGGTGGCAAGCCCACCGGTGGACGGCCCAGCGGAGGCGCCGGACGCTCGCGTCCCGGCACCGGTGGCGGACGCCCCGACAGCGGTAGCCGACCCGGTGGACGATCCGGTCCCGGCGGCGCCCCGCGACGCAACGACCGGCCCGACCGCGCCGGCCGTCCCCAGGCAGGTGGCGACCGTACCGAGTCCCAGAAGATCTACGACGGTCCCGCCATCCCGGACGACGTCAGCGCCAAGGATCTCGACAAGTTCGCCCGCCAGGAGCTGCAGGGCCTGCCCGAGAAGCTTGCCGAGAAGGTAGCTCGTCACCTCGTGATGGCCGGCGTCCTGTTGCACGAGGACCCCGAGCTCGCTCACAAGCACGCGCTCGCGGCCCGTGCGCGGGCGATGCGCGTGGGCCTGGTGCGCGAGGCCACCGGTGAGACCGCCTACGCCTGCGGCAACTGGGCCGAGGCGCTCAGCGAGTTCCGCGCGGCCAAGCGCATGACCGGCCGCCAGGTCTACGCTCCGATGATGGCTGACGCCGAGCGCGCCCTCAAGCGTCCCGAGAAGGCGCTGGAGTACGACAAGGCCGAGATCCGCTCGCACCTGGACGAGGCCGGCAACACGGAGCTGTCGATCGTGGTGGCCGGTGCCCGTCGTGACCTGGGACAGGTCGACGCGGCGCTGCAGATCCTCGAGTCCGAGCCGCTCACCACCAAGGGCCGCGCCGACTGGGTCACCCGACTGCGCTACGCCTATGCCGACACCCTGCTGGCCGCGGGCCGCAAGGACGAGGCGATCACGTGGTTCCACCGCGTGGCCGGCACCGACGGCAACGGTCTGACCGATGTCGAGGAGCGGCTCGCCGCACTCGAGGGCTGA
- a CDS encoding single-stranded DNA-binding protein: protein MNDADNQVLLRGRVADAAEIRTLPSGDELVSFRLMVERSAAARRRSRQLVDTFDCSAWTSRLRGKALRLNPGDRVEVSGELRRLFSSKGGGVSSRVYVDLGSLTRLPEPPVASSA, encoded by the coding sequence ATGAACGACGCCGACAACCAGGTCCTGCTCCGCGGACGCGTGGCCGATGCCGCCGAGATCCGTACCCTGCCCAGCGGGGACGAGCTGGTCTCCTTCCGACTCATGGTCGAGCGCAGCGCCGCCGCGCGGCGGCGGTCGCGCCAGCTCGTCGACACCTTCGACTGCTCGGCGTGGACCTCACGCCTCCGCGGCAAGGCCCTGCGACTGAATCCGGGTGACCGGGTCGAGGTCAGCGGTGAGCTCCGCCGCCTCTTCTCCAGCAAGGGCGGTGGTGTGTCCAGCCGGGTCTACGTCGATCTCGGGTCACTGACTCGGCTCCCCGAACCCCCGGTAGCCTCGAGCGCATGA
- a CDS encoding HAD-IIA family hydrolase, which translates to MTLAATDTPLVASHDAVLLDLDGVVYRGGEAVPGAVEALREVREARLAFLTNNANRPPEAVAEHLAQLGLTPSVEDIVTSAQAIAGVMSHDLAAGAVVLAIGGDGLREALRARGLVPTGDRHAAGLAAVVQGYTPDLGWRDLAEAAYAVQSGLPWYASNTDLTIPTAEGIAPGNGALVHAVRLATGQEPVVAGKPYAPLFEETMERLAPASPLMVGDRLDTDILGARRAGITSLFVLTGVNTLADVVNAVADVHPDFVGADLAALHDAHPAVVIADRVAHCGSARVELRDRTLTVVTEGTSTETLRAIVGLGWACRAESDVHLSVNETIDA; encoded by the coding sequence ATGACGCTGGCAGCCACGGACACCCCGCTCGTCGCGTCGCACGATGCGGTGCTGCTCGACCTCGACGGCGTGGTCTACCGCGGGGGCGAGGCAGTGCCCGGCGCCGTCGAGGCGCTCAGGGAGGTCCGCGAGGCTCGCCTGGCCTTCCTCACGAACAACGCGAACCGGCCGCCGGAGGCGGTGGCCGAGCACCTCGCCCAGCTCGGTCTGACGCCCTCGGTCGAGGACATCGTCACGTCCGCGCAGGCGATCGCCGGGGTCATGTCGCACGACCTGGCCGCGGGTGCCGTCGTGCTGGCGATCGGAGGCGACGGGCTGCGCGAGGCCCTGCGTGCGCGCGGCCTCGTCCCCACCGGCGACCGGCACGCGGCTGGTCTCGCCGCCGTGGTCCAGGGGTACACACCCGACCTGGGCTGGCGGGACCTCGCCGAGGCTGCCTACGCGGTGCAGTCCGGCCTGCCCTGGTATGCCAGCAACACCGACCTCACGATCCCGACGGCCGAGGGGATCGCGCCCGGCAACGGCGCCCTCGTCCACGCCGTGCGACTGGCCACCGGGCAGGAGCCCGTCGTCGCCGGCAAGCCGTACGCGCCCCTGTTCGAGGAGACGATGGAGCGCCTCGCGCCGGCCTCGCCGCTGATGGTGGGGGACCGGCTCGACACCGACATCCTCGGCGCCCGCCGTGCCGGCATCACCTCCCTGTTCGTCCTCACGGGCGTCAACACCCTCGCCGATGTCGTGAACGCCGTCGCGGACGTGCACCCCGACTTCGTCGGCGCCGATCTGGCCGCACTGCACGACGCCCACCCCGCCGTGGTCATCGCCGATCGCGTGGCCCACTGCGGGAGCGCACGGGTAGAACTGCGCGACCGGACCCTCACCGTGGTGACCGAGGGCACCTCCACCGAGACGCTCCGCGCGATCGTCGGACTCGGCTGGGCGTGCCGCGCCGAATCGGACGTTCACCTCAGCGTCAATGAGACAATCGACGCATGA
- a CDS encoding TlyA family RNA methyltransferase has product MSRRVRLDAELVRRGLARSRDHAATIIGEGRVLVAGNAASKPATQITTDQAIVVRDGDDPGWASRGAHKLLGALEVFEPQGLTVRGRRALDAGASTGGFTDVLLRCEVAEVVAVDVGYGQLVWSLQSDPRVHVFDRTNVRSIDTELIGGPVDLVVSDLSFISLTIVLPALMSVCRPDGDLVLMVKPQFEVGRENLGKNGVVRDPELHAGAVHGVTSAAWAGGWGTRALAPSPLPGPAGNVEYFCWLRTDAPAPDEEMARAVVAAGPLATRHPTEGSDS; this is encoded by the coding sequence ATGAGCCGCCGGGTGCGGCTCGACGCCGAGCTGGTGCGCCGAGGGCTCGCCAGGTCACGGGACCACGCCGCGACGATCATCGGTGAGGGACGCGTGCTGGTCGCCGGGAACGCCGCGAGCAAGCCCGCCACCCAGATCACGACCGACCAGGCCATCGTCGTCCGCGATGGCGACGATCCCGGCTGGGCCTCCCGTGGCGCCCACAAGCTGCTCGGTGCCCTCGAGGTGTTCGAACCGCAGGGGCTGACCGTCCGGGGGCGGCGCGCCCTCGACGCGGGTGCCTCCACCGGTGGCTTCACCGACGTCCTGCTGCGCTGCGAGGTCGCCGAGGTCGTCGCCGTCGACGTCGGCTACGGCCAGCTCGTCTGGTCGCTGCAGTCCGACCCTCGCGTCCACGTCTTCGACCGCACCAACGTCCGCTCGATCGACACCGAGCTCATCGGCGGGCCCGTCGACCTGGTCGTGTCCGACCTGTCGTTCATTTCGCTGACGATCGTGCTGCCGGCGCTCATGTCGGTGTGCAGGCCCGACGGCGACCTCGTCCTCATGGTCAAGCCGCAGTTCGAGGTGGGACGCGAGAACCTCGGCAAGAACGGCGTCGTCCGTGACCCCGAGCTCCACGCCGGCGCGGTGCACGGCGTCACCTCGGCAGCCTGGGCCGGAGGCTGGGGGACGCGCGCGCTCGCGCCCAGTCCGCTGCCCGGCCCCGCCGGGAATGTCGAGTACTTTTGTTGGCTGAGGACCGACGCGCCGGCTCCCGACGAGGAGATGGCGCGAGCCGTCGTCGCGGCCGGACCCCTCGCCACGCGACACCCGACGGAAGGAAGCGACTCATGA
- a CDS encoding NAD kinase, which translates to MRSVLLAVHALRNGAPRIAADFAASLQGAGIEVRVLEGEEAEALAGAGAVDLVTVPAEPGAARNCELTVVFGGDGTILRAAELCRGTGTPLLGVNLGHVGFLAEADEEDLDLVAQRVIAGDLTVEERLTVDVLVLQDGEVVATNWALNEASVEKASRERMLEVVVEIDGRPVSRMGCDGVVCATPTGSTAYNFSAGGPVVWPEVSALLMVPISAHALFARPMVVSPESTLAVEVVGASATGVLWCDGRRASDLPLGARVEVRRGVETVRLARVHPASFADRLVRKFELPVSGWRGSSEASRRAAGER; encoded by the coding sequence ATGAGGAGTGTGCTGCTCGCGGTCCACGCGCTGCGCAACGGCGCCCCCCGGATCGCCGCCGACTTCGCCGCGTCGCTCCAGGGTGCCGGGATCGAGGTCCGCGTCCTCGAGGGCGAGGAGGCCGAGGCGCTCGCGGGAGCCGGGGCCGTGGATCTCGTGACCGTCCCCGCCGAGCCGGGCGCCGCACGCAACTGCGAGCTGACCGTCGTCTTCGGCGGTGACGGCACGATCCTGCGAGCGGCCGAGCTGTGCCGCGGCACCGGCACGCCCCTGCTCGGGGTCAATCTCGGGCACGTCGGGTTCCTCGCCGAGGCCGACGAGGAGGACCTCGACCTGGTGGCCCAGCGGGTGATCGCCGGCGACCTCACGGTCGAGGAGCGCCTGACCGTCGACGTGCTGGTGCTGCAGGACGGCGAGGTCGTCGCCACGAACTGGGCGCTGAACGAGGCGTCCGTGGAGAAGGCCTCCCGCGAGCGGATGCTCGAGGTCGTCGTGGAGATCGACGGCCGTCCGGTGTCCAGGATGGGCTGCGACGGCGTCGTGTGCGCGACCCCCACCGGCTCCACCGCCTACAACTTCAGCGCCGGCGGCCCGGTCGTGTGGCCCGAGGTGTCGGCGCTGCTCATGGTGCCGATCAGCGCGCACGCCCTGTTCGCCCGTCCCATGGTGGTCTCGCCCGAGTCGACGCTCGCCGTCGAGGTGGTGGGCGCGTCGGCCACGGGCGTGCTGTGGTGCGACGGCCGCAGGGCCTCCGACCTGCCGCTCGGTGCCCGCGTCGAGGTGCGGCGCGGTGTCGAGACCGTGCGGCTCGCACGCGTCCACCCCGCCTCCTTCGCCGACCGACTCGTGCGCAAGTTCGAGCTGCCCGTGTCGGGCTGGCGTGGCTCGTCCGAGGCCTCCCGCCGGGCCGCGGGGGAGCGCTGA
- the recN gene encoding DNA repair protein RecN produces MWHSLRLASLGVIEEAELDLGPGFTVITGETGAGKTMVVTALGLLRGERADSALVRRGADRARIEASVVATPEVTALVEEAGGQVDDDLVLARILTSQGRSRALAGGTTVPAGLLSRLADSLVAVHGQSDQQRLVRPQEQRGALDRYAGTEVSDLLAQYQPDYQRLREVKARLHDLRTHAGERVQRLDLLRHALDEIDEVDPQPGEDQELVQRENRLAHAESLAAAAAGASVALSEDEHSAAAALAAARAVVEPVAGNDPRLEALGDRLKRAAIDLTDIASELAAYASDIDLDPAGLAAVQDRRAALTALQRRYGPGLDEVIAWADRARAEVLELDLDDTAIERLEAEADAVRARVVELAGRLTAARTKAAEQLAEEVGRELADLALPSAHLDIRVVPGDPGAHGADDVEIWFAANSGAEPRPLAKAASGGELSRLMLAIEVVLAGRDPVPTLVFDEVDAGIGGRTAVEVGRRLARLAKHAQVIAVTHLPQVAAFADAHFVVSKSDDGTVTSSSVLRLDHAGRVDELARMLAGLDDSSAAQEHARELLELASTP; encoded by the coding sequence ATGTGGCACTCGCTGCGCCTCGCCTCGCTCGGCGTCATCGAGGAGGCCGAGCTCGACCTCGGTCCCGGCTTCACCGTCATCACCGGTGAGACCGGTGCCGGCAAGACCATGGTCGTCACGGCGCTGGGGCTGCTGCGCGGCGAGCGCGCCGACTCGGCCCTCGTGCGCCGCGGCGCCGACCGGGCGCGCATCGAGGCCTCGGTCGTGGCCACGCCCGAGGTCACCGCGCTGGTCGAGGAGGCCGGCGGCCAGGTCGACGACGACCTCGTGCTCGCACGGATCCTGACCAGCCAGGGGCGCAGCCGCGCGCTCGCCGGCGGCACCACCGTCCCGGCCGGCCTGCTGTCACGGCTGGCCGACTCGCTCGTCGCTGTGCACGGCCAGTCCGACCAGCAGCGTCTCGTCCGTCCCCAGGAGCAGCGCGGGGCACTCGACCGCTACGCCGGCACCGAGGTCTCCGACCTGCTCGCCCAGTACCAGCCCGACTACCAGCGCCTGCGCGAGGTGAAGGCCCGGCTGCACGACCTCCGCACCCACGCGGGGGAGCGGGTGCAGCGACTCGACCTGCTCCGTCACGCCCTCGACGAGATCGACGAGGTCGACCCGCAGCCGGGCGAGGACCAGGAGCTGGTCCAGCGCGAGAACCGGCTGGCGCACGCCGAGTCCCTCGCGGCCGCGGCCGCCGGAGCGTCGGTCGCGCTGTCGGAGGACGAGCACTCCGCCGCCGCCGCCCTGGCCGCCGCCCGGGCCGTGGTCGAGCCCGTGGCCGGCAACGACCCCCGCCTCGAGGCGCTGGGCGACCGGCTCAAGCGTGCGGCGATCGATCTCACGGACATCGCCTCCGAGCTGGCGGCCTACGCCTCCGACATCGACCTCGACCCGGCCGGCCTGGCCGCCGTCCAGGATCGTCGCGCGGCGCTCACGGCGCTCCAGCGCAGGTACGGGCCCGGACTCGACGAGGTCATCGCCTGGGCCGACCGCGCCCGGGCGGAGGTCCTCGAGCTCGACCTCGACGACACCGCGATCGAGCGACTGGAGGCCGAGGCCGACGCCGTGCGCGCTCGCGTCGTCGAACTCGCGGGCCGGCTCACCGCCGCCCGGACGAAGGCCGCCGAGCAGCTGGCCGAGGAGGTCGGGCGCGAGCTCGCCGACCTGGCCCTGCCGTCGGCCCACCTGGACATCCGGGTAGTCCCGGGCGATCCGGGTGCCCACGGCGCGGACGACGTCGAGATCTGGTTCGCCGCCAACAGCGGTGCGGAGCCGCGTCCGCTGGCCAAGGCCGCCAGCGGTGGTGAGCTCTCACGCCTCATGCTCGCCATCGAGGTGGTGCTCGCGGGGCGCGACCCCGTGCCCACGCTCGTCTTCGACGAGGTCGACGCCGGGATCGGCGGCCGCACGGCCGTCGAGGTGGGCCGTCGGCTGGCGCGCCTGGCCAAGCACGCCCAGGTGATCGCCGTGACGCACCTGCCCCAGGTGGCTGCGTTCGCCGACGCCCACTTCGTCGTCAGCAAGTCCGACGACGGCACCGTCACCAGCAGCAGCGTGCTGCGGCTCGACCACGCGGGGCGGGTCGACGAGCTGGCCCGGATGCTGGCGGGACTGGACGACTCGTCCGCCGCGCAGGAGCACGCACGCGAGCTGCTCGAGCTCGCCAGCACCCCCTGA
- the steA gene encoding putative cytokinetic ring protein SteA translates to MPILKRKHRALPEGPGVVGPARLCRHGADLSSVRSGDVVVVDVTDLGADTAQVLVEKGVAAVLNVSSSSTGRYPNLGPQVLAGAGIPLVDRVGESVWQTLRSGDVVRVDGGAVHLGDTAVATGIEMTESRVRDQLDEASSGLSSQLDSIVTNAADTLRRDRAMLLEGAGIPAVSTDIKGRPVVVVTDGPDAASDLKSIRSFVRDNDPVLVGVAGGAELLIAAGLRPHLLVGRGDEFSGRMIERSGEVVIVSPSGRLDRPEQFEAHGRQPVIFTATGTPDNLAVLLADQNEAAVIVLVGGPTRLVDLVDGDTADAAGTFIARLRAGSRVVDAQAVRWFARQRLSWVTPLLLLVAGIVAVVAAVATTPLGHEWLAPVADRVTSWTEGLLP, encoded by the coding sequence ATGCCCATCTTGAAGCGCAAGCATCGCGCCCTTCCCGAAGGTCCCGGCGTCGTCGGCCCGGCACGGTTGTGCCGCCACGGCGCCGACCTGTCGTCGGTGCGTTCGGGCGACGTCGTCGTCGTGGACGTCACCGACCTCGGTGCCGACACCGCCCAGGTGCTGGTGGAGAAGGGCGTCGCGGCCGTCCTGAACGTGTCCTCGTCCTCCACGGGGCGCTACCCCAACCTCGGCCCTCAGGTCCTGGCCGGCGCCGGCATCCCGCTGGTCGACCGGGTCGGCGAGTCGGTGTGGCAGACGCTGCGCAGCGGGGACGTCGTGCGCGTGGACGGCGGTGCAGTCCACCTCGGCGACACCGCGGTGGCCACCGGCATCGAGATGACCGAGTCGCGCGTGCGCGACCAGCTGGACGAGGCCTCCTCGGGACTGTCGAGCCAGCTCGACTCCATCGTCACGAATGCCGCCGACACCCTGCGCCGCGACCGGGCCATGCTGCTCGAGGGCGCCGGGATCCCGGCCGTCTCGACCGACATCAAGGGTCGTCCCGTCGTGGTGGTGACCGATGGCCCCGACGCGGCCAGCGACCTCAAGTCGATCCGCTCGTTCGTGCGCGACAACGACCCCGTGCTCGTCGGCGTGGCCGGCGGGGCCGAGCTCCTGATCGCCGCGGGCCTGCGACCCCACCTGCTCGTCGGGCGGGGCGACGAGTTCTCCGGCCGCATGATCGAGCGCTCCGGAGAGGTCGTCATCGTCTCGCCCTCGGGTCGGCTCGACCGCCCGGAGCAGTTCGAGGCGCACGGTCGCCAGCCCGTGATCTTCACCGCCACGGGCACGCCGGACAACCTCGCGGTGCTCCTGGCCGACCAGAACGAGGCCGCCGTCATCGTGCTCGTGGGTGGTCCGACACGGCTCGTCGACCTCGTCGACGGCGACACCGCGGACGCCGCCGGCACCTTCATCGCCCGGCTGCGCGCCGGCTCGCGCGTCGTCGACGCCCAGGCGGTGCGCTGGTTCGCCCGCCAGCGCCTCAGCTGGGTCACGCCGCTGCTGCTGCTCGTCGCCGGCATCGTCGCCGTCGTGGCGGCCGTGGCCACCACCCCTCTCGGTCATGAGTGGCTCGCGCCCGTGGCCGACCGTGTCACCTCCTGGACCGAAGGACTTCTCCCGTGA
- a CDS encoding copper transporter: protein MINLRYHVISLAAVLLALAAGIAVGAGLLDESDAAATSSSSDTAEISPALAGFDAGYASMTAPGLLRDKLKDRTVLLLTTPGARDNEVDSLIENLTTAGARVTGQVELTGKLLSPANRQFAEGVAAQSDPDAAAAESDYGKVGAALARGYLTQGDGSLDETARTIRSAFTEGGLLDAEQDPEVSAQLVLVVSGPAGASSGGEGTVVSSMVAGLDAGSQGVAVVGPVSSGENGVVNAVRGSDAAANVSTVDVTDTGSGRVNAVLGLIREAAGQSGAWGTSRAADGPVPN from the coding sequence GTGATCAACCTGCGCTACCACGTCATCTCCCTCGCAGCCGTGCTGCTGGCGCTCGCCGCCGGCATCGCCGTGGGCGCCGGGCTGCTCGACGAGAGCGACGCCGCCGCGACCTCGAGCTCCTCCGACACCGCCGAGATCAGCCCGGCGCTCGCCGGCTTCGACGCCGGGTACGCGTCGATGACCGCGCCGGGGCTGCTGCGCGACAAGCTCAAGGACCGCACCGTCCTGCTGCTCACCACGCCGGGGGCACGGGACAACGAGGTCGACTCGCTGATCGAGAACCTGACCACCGCCGGCGCCCGCGTGACCGGCCAGGTCGAGCTCACGGGCAAGCTGCTGTCCCCGGCGAACCGCCAGTTCGCCGAGGGCGTGGCCGCCCAGTCCGATCCCGACGCGGCCGCCGCCGAGAGCGACTACGGCAAGGTCGGCGCCGCCCTGGCCCGCGGCTACCTGACGCAGGGCGACGGGTCGCTCGACGAGACGGCCCGCACGATCCGCTCGGCCTTCACCGAAGGCGGCCTGCTCGACGCCGAGCAGGATCCCGAGGTGTCGGCGCAGCTCGTCCTGGTCGTCTCCGGGCCTGCGGGCGCGTCGTCGGGCGGCGAGGGCACGGTCGTGTCCAGCATGGTGGCCGGGCTCGACGCCGGCAGCCAGGGCGTGGCCGTCGTCGGTCCGGTCTCCTCCGGCGAGAACGGCGTGGTCAACGCCGTCCGCGGCAGCGACGCCGCGGCGAACGTCTCGACGGTCGACGTCACCGACACCGGCTCCGGCCGTGTCAACGCCGTGCTCGGCCTGATCCGTGAGGCCGCGGGCCAGTCGGGTGCCTGGGGCACCTCCCGCGCCGCCGACGGCCCGGTCCCGAACTGA
- a CDS encoding CTP synthase → MLATNAVTKHVFVTGGVVSSLGKGLTASSLGRLLKSRGLRVTMQKLDPYLNVDPGTMNPFQHGEVFVTDDGAETDLDIGHYERFLDEDLVGRANVTTGQVYSDVIARERRGDYLGDTVQVIPHITNEIKDRMLSMGGPDVDVVIHEIGGTVGDIESQPFLESARQVRQEVGRGNVFFLHVSLIPYIGPAGELKTKPTQHSVAALRSIGIQPDAIVCRSDRPVPAGVKRKISLMCDVDEDAVVTAVDAPSIYDIPKVLHSEGLDAYVVRRLDLPFRDVDWTEWDALLRRVHDPAEDVTIALVGKYIDLPDAYLSVAEALRAGGFANDVKVRLRWVPSDECATEAGAAEHLGDVDGICVPGGFGIRGIEGKLGALTYARKQQVPVLGLCLGLQCMVIEYARTELGIEDASSSEFDPSTEHPVIATMAEQQEFVEGAGDLGGTMRLGLYPASLKPGSIVSELYGSDKVEERHRHRYEVNNAYREQLEEAGLVFSGTSPDSTLVEFVELPREVHPFYVATQAHPELRSRPTRSHPLFSGLIGASLKRKLEMRLPVEGA, encoded by the coding sequence ATGTTGGCAACTAACGCCGTCACCAAGCACGTTTTCGTCACCGGTGGAGTCGTGTCCTCCCTCGGCAAGGGCCTGACCGCCTCCAGCCTCGGCAGGCTGCTCAAGTCGCGTGGCCTGCGGGTCACGATGCAGAAGCTCGATCCGTACCTCAACGTGGACCCGGGCACGATGAACCCGTTCCAGCACGGTGAGGTCTTCGTCACCGACGACGGCGCCGAGACCGACCTCGACATCGGCCACTACGAGCGCTTCCTCGACGAGGACCTCGTCGGACGCGCCAACGTCACGACCGGCCAGGTCTACTCCGACGTGATCGCCCGGGAGCGCCGCGGCGACTACCTCGGCGACACCGTGCAGGTCATCCCGCACATCACGAACGAGATCAAGGACCGGATGCTGTCGATGGGCGGCCCCGACGTCGACGTGGTGATCCACGAGATCGGCGGCACGGTGGGCGACATCGAGAGCCAGCCGTTCCTGGAGTCGGCCCGCCAGGTCCGCCAGGAGGTGGGACGCGGCAACGTCTTCTTCCTGCACGTCTCGCTCATCCCGTACATCGGTCCGGCCGGCGAGCTCAAGACGAAGCCCACGCAGCACTCGGTCGCGGCCCTGCGCTCGATCGGCATCCAGCCCGACGCGATCGTGTGCCGCTCCGACCGTCCCGTGCCCGCCGGCGTGAAGCGCAAGATCTCGCTCATGTGCGACGTCGACGAGGACGCGGTCGTCACGGCCGTCGACGCCCCCTCGATCTACGACATCCCGAAGGTGCTGCACTCCGAGGGGCTGGACGCGTACGTCGTCCGCCGCCTCGACCTGCCGTTCCGTGACGTCGACTGGACCGAGTGGGACGCCCTGCTGCGCCGGGTGCACGACCCGGCCGAGGACGTCACGATCGCCCTGGTCGGCAAGTACATCGACCTGCCGGACGCGTACCTGTCGGTGGCCGAGGCGCTGCGCGCCGGTGGCTTCGCCAACGACGTGAAGGTCCGCCTGCGCTGGGTCCCCTCGGACGAGTGCGCCACCGAGGCCGGCGCCGCCGAGCACCTCGGCGACGTCGACGGGATCTGCGTGCCCGGCGGCTTCGGCATCCGCGGCATCGAGGGCAAGCTCGGTGCCCTGACGTACGCGCGCAAGCAGCAGGTGCCCGTGCTCGGGCTGTGCCTGGGCCTGCAGTGCATGGTCATCGAGTACGCCCGCACCGAGCTGGGCATCGAGGACGCGAGCTCCTCGGAGTTCGACCCGTCCACCGAGCACCCGGTCATCGCGACGATGGCCGAGCAGCAGGAGTTCGTCGAGGGAGCGGGCGACCTGGGCGGCACCATGCGCCTGGGCCTCTACCCGGCCAGCCTCAAGCCCGGCAGCATCGTCAGCGAGCTCTACGGCAGCGACAAGGTCGAGGAGCGCCATCGCCACCGGTACGAGGTCAACAACGCCTACCGCGAGCAGCTGGAGGAGGCGGGCCTGGTCTTCTCGGGCACGTCGCCCGACTCGACCCTGGTCGAGTTCGTCGAGCTCCCGCGCGAGGTGCACCCGTTCTACGTGGCCACGCAGGCACACCCCGAGCTGCGCTCGCGTCCGACGCGCTCGCACCCGCTGTTCTCCGGCCTGATCGGGGCCTCGCTCAAGCGCAAGCTCGAGATGCGGCTGCCGGTCGAGGGCGCGTGA
- a CDS encoding NUDIX domain-containing protein produces MTAHPRLPGRLAERVEAGPGTWPQVGSEIGFHNGYLTLTVDTIEAPDGDTHPRVVVRPRRAVGVAAVDEEGRILLVEQYRHPMGRRMLEIPAGLMDIEGEAPQQTAARELAEETDLVARDWRELVQIAPTVGYSTETITIFHASGLEPVADADRTEREAEEADMAHWWVSPDDAVAACLDGRIIDAKTIVAILAVART; encoded by the coding sequence GTGACCGCCCATCCGCGGCTGCCGGGCCGGCTCGCGGAGCGCGTCGAGGCCGGCCCCGGCACGTGGCCGCAGGTCGGCTCCGAGATCGGGTTCCACAACGGCTACCTGACCCTCACCGTCGACACGATCGAGGCGCCGGACGGCGACACGCATCCCCGGGTCGTCGTGAGGCCCCGCCGCGCGGTGGGCGTGGCCGCGGTCGACGAGGAGGGCCGGATCCTGCTCGTCGAGCAGTACCGGCACCCGATGGGCCGCCGGATGCTCGAGATCCCGGCCGGGCTGATGGACATCGAGGGCGAGGCGCCGCAGCAGACGGCGGCGCGCGAGCTCGCGGAGGAGACCGACCTCGTCGCCCGCGACTGGCGCGAGCTGGTGCAGATCGCCCCCACGGTCGGGTACTCCACCGAGACGATCACGATCTTCCACGCCTCCGGGCTGGAGCCGGTCGCCGACGCCGATCGCACCGAGCGCGAGGCCGAGGAGGCCGACATGGCGCACTGGTGGGTGAGCCCGGACGACGCGGTGGCGGCCTGCCTGGACGGCAGGATCATCGACGCCAAGACCATCGTCGCGATCCTCGCGGTGGCCCGGACGTGA